One Papaver somniferum cultivar HN1 unplaced genomic scaffold, ASM357369v1 unplaced-scaffold_87, whole genome shotgun sequence DNA segment encodes these proteins:
- the LOC113346029 gene encoding uncharacterized protein LOC113346029, translating to MNEFRSWISDNGLIEADALGKKYTWTNCRSGAHRIVSKHDRAIVNDAWCEKYDNWRCKALPRRLRQDGDPPFFFTSKLKRLRDALKIWNRTVYGDVKFRLKQAELKLELENDLLDQNPRCEIQFLKVADAKKSTEDVRMELALMLKQKSREHWLEDGDQNTHFFTTASA from the exons ATGAATGAGTTTCGAAGTTGGATTTCTGATAATGGATTGATAGAAGCTGATGCACTTGGAAAGAAATATACTTGGACTAACTGTCGTAGTGGAGCTCATAGAATTGTCTCTAAACATGATAGAGCGATTGTAAATGATGCTTGGTGTGAAAAATATGATAATTGGAGATGCAAGGCTTTGCCAAGG AGGTTGCGGCAAGATGGTGATCCACCATTTTTTTTCACTTCCAAATTGAAGAGGTTACGAGATGCTTTGAAAATATGGAACAGAACTGTATATGGTGATGTTAAGTTCAGGTTGAAACAAGCTGAACTCAAGTTGGAACTGGAGAATGATCTTCTTGATCAGAATCCGAGATGTGAAATTCAATTTCTTAAGGTTGCGGATGCTAAGAAATCTACTGAGGATGTTCGTATGGAGCTGGCCTTAATGCTCAAGCAGAAATCTAGAGAACActggttggaggatggtgatcaAAACACTCATTTTTTCACAACAGCATCCGCATGA